In Bradyrhizobium sp. WD16, the genomic stretch GACCACCTCGCCCGGGGCGTAGTCGACGAAGATCGGCTCGCGGCCGGTCATGATGTCGAGCCGATTGACCGCCTCGTTGTGGGCGCGAACGTAATCGAGGCTCTTGGTCGAGCCGGGATGGTTGTTGAAGGCGATGCAGGGCGAGATCACGTCGATGAAGGCCGAGCCGCGGTGCTCGATCGCGGCCTTGATCAGCGGCACCAGCTGCTTCTTGTCGCCCGAAAACGAACGGGCGACGAAGGTGGCGCCGAGTTGCAGCGCCATGGCGACGAGGTCGATGGCGCTGTCGGTGTTGACCGCCCCCTTCTTCGATTTCGAGCCGCGATCGGCGGTCGCCGAGAACTGGCCCTTGGTGAGGCCATAGACCCCGTTGTTCTCGACGATATACGTCATGTTGACGCCGCGGCGCATGGCATGGGCGAACTGGCCGAAGCCGATCGAGGCGGAATCGCCGTCGCCGGAAACGCCGAGATAGATCAGGTCGCGGTTGGCGAGGTTGGCGCCGGTCAACACCGAGGGCATGCGGCCGTGGACGGAATTGAAGCCGTGGGAGGCGCCGAGGAAATAATCCGGCGTCTTCGACGAACAGCCGATGCCGGAGATCTTGGCGACGCGGTGCGGCTCGATCGACAATTCGAAACAGGCCTCGATGATCGCCGCCGAGATCGAATCGTGGCCGCAGCCGGCGCACAGCGTCGAGGTCGAGGCCTCGTAGTCCCGCCTGGTGTAGCCGAGCGCATTCTTCGGCAGCGACGGATGGTGGAATTTCGGCTTGGCGAGGTAGGTCATGGCTGAGAGATCCCGTTTTACGACAGGGCCTTGCGCAGCGGCGCCACCTGCAGCGTGTCGATGCTGCCGCCGATGGCGTTGGCGATGAAGCGCGCCGTGATCGAGGCGCCGTCGTAATGCAGCACCGGCACGAGGCGTACCGGATCGATGCCGATCTCGTTGACCAGCAGCATGCGCAGCTGCCCGTCGCGGTTCTGCTCGACGACGAACACGAAATCATGGTCGGCGATGAAGCTGGCGACGTCCTGATGGAAGGGAAAGGCGCGCACTCGCATCAGGTCGAGGCCATGGCCACGCCGCGCCAGGATCTCCGCGGCCTCGGTCATGGCCGGCGACGTCGAGCCGTAATAGATCGCGCCGAAGCGGGTCGGCGCGGCGGCGGCGCGCCGCACCGGCCGCGGCAGCAGCTTCTTCGCCGTCTCCTGCTTGCGCAGCAGCCGCTGCATGCCTTCCACATAGGTTGCGCCGTTCTCCGAGTAGCGGGCGCGGGCGTCGTGGGAGGTGCCGCGAGTGAAGAAGGCGCCCTTGTTCGGATGCGTTCCGGGATAGGTGCGATAGGGAATGGCGTCGCCGTCGACATCCGTGTAGCGGCCGAACTCCTTGATGCGATCGAGGTCGGCGGCGGTGAGCACCTTGCCGCGGTCATAGCGCCTGGCATCATCCCATTGCAGCGGCCGGCACAGCCGCTGGTTCATGCCGATATCGAGGTCGAGCAGCACGAAGACCGGCGTCTGCAGGCGGTCGGCGAGATCGAAGGCATCGGCGCCGAATTCGAAGGCCTCGGTGGCGTCCTCCGGCAGCAGCAGCACGTGCTTGGTGTCGCCATGGGAGGCATAGGCGCAGCTGATCAGGTCGCATTGCTGGGTGCGGGTCGGCATGCCGGTGGAGGGACCGGCGCGCTGCACGTCGAAGATCACCGCCGGTATCTCGGCGAAATAGGCGAAGCCGAAGAATTCCTGCATCAGCGAGATGCCCGGCCCCGAGGTCGCGGTGAAGGCCCGGGCGCCGTTCCAGCCGGCGCCGATCACCATGCCGATGGAGGCGATCTCGTCCTCGGCCTGGACGATGGCGTAGCGCGCCTCGCCGCTCGCCGGATCGTGGCGGAAGCGCCTGCAGAAGCGGGCGAAGCCTTCGGCGAGCGAGGATGACGGCGTGATCGGATACCAGGCGCAGACCGTGGCGCCGCCATACACAGCGCCGAGCGCGGCCGCGGCATTGCCCTCGATCAGGATGCGGTCGCCGACCTTGTCGGCGCGGCGCACCCGCAGGCCGAGCGGGCAGGCGAAGTGAGCCCTGGCGTAGTCGCGGCCGAGATGCAGCGCCGTGATGTTCGGCTCGATCAGCTTGTCCTTGCCGCGGTATTGTTCGCCGATCAGCTTCTCGACCTCGGCAAAATCGAGATCGAGCAGCGCGGACAGCGCGCCGATGCAGATGATGTTCTTGAACAGCTGGCGCTGGCGCGGATCGCTGTAGTGCGCGTTGCAGATCGCCGTCAGCGGCATGCCGATGACGGTGATGTCGGAGCGCAACTGGCCCGGCGGCAGCGTCCGCGTCGAATCATACATCAGGTAGCCGTCGGGCTCGATCGAGATGACGTCCGCGTTGAAGGTCTGCGGATTCATCGCCACCATGAAATCGGTGCCGCCGCGGGCGCCGAGACGGCCTTCCTCGCTGACGCGGATCTCGTACCAGGTCGGCAGTCCCTGGATGTTGGAGGGGAAGACGTTGCGCGGCGCCACCGGCACGCCCATGCGCATGATGGCGCGGGCGAACAGCTCGTTGGCGCTGGCAGAGCCGGAGCCGTTGACATTGGCGAAGCGGATGACGAAATCGTTGACGGCGTTCAGCGGCATGCGGCACCTGCGTGGGTGACCTCGAGGAAGAATTTCTGCATGTCCCAGGCTCCGGTCGGACAGCGCTCGGCGCACAGGCCGCAATGCAGGCAGACGTCCTCGTCCTTGGCCATGACGCGCCCGGTCTTCAGCCCGTCGGCGACATAGATCGCCTGGTGCAGGTTGCGCGCCGGGGCGCGCAGCCGCTCGCGCAGGTCCGCCTCCTCGCCGTCGGCGGTGAAGGTGATGGAGTCCATCGGGCAGATGTCGACGCAGGCGTCGCATTCGATGCACAGCGGCGCCGAGAACACCGTTTCGACGTCGCAGTTGAGGCAGCGCCCGGCCTCGGCCAGGGCGAGATCGGCGTCGAAGCCGAGCTCGACTTCGGCCTTGATGCTGGTGAGCGCGAGCTTGCTGTCGCGATGCGGCACCGCGTGCCGGGTGTCAGGCATCACTTCGTTCTTGTAGCTCCATTCGTGGATGCCCATCTTCTGGCTGGCGAGAGTGACCTGCGGCGCCGGCCGCCGCGCCGGATCCTCGCCGCGCAGCACCAGGTCGATGGAGACCGCCACTTCATGGCCATGGGCCACCGCCCAGATGATGTTCTTCGGGCCGAAGGCGGCGTCGCCGGCGAAGAACACCTGGGGATGGGTGGAGCGGAAGGTGACCTTGTCGACGATCGGCATGCCGCCCTCGTCGAAGGCGATGCCGAGATCGCGCTCGATGAAGGGGAAGGCATTCTCCTGCCCCACCGCCGCCAGCACGTCGTCGCAGGGAAAGCTGACGTCGGGTTCGCCCGAGGGCACGAGCCGGCGCCGCCCCCTGGCGTCGTATTCCGCCCGAACCTTTTCGAAGCGCACGCCGGTGAGCTTGCCGCCCTCATGCTCGAACGCCTTCGGCACCAGGTAATTGTGGATCGGAATGCCTTCGCGGGCGGCATCCTCCTTTTCCCACGGCGAGGCCTTCATTTCCTCGAAGCCGGAGCGCACCACGACCTTGACGTCCTCGCCGCCGAGCCGGCGGGCCGAGCGGCAGCAGTCCATGGCGGTATTGCCGCCACCGAGCACGATGACGCGCTTGCCGATGCCGTGGATGTGATCGAACGACACCGAGGACAGCCAGTCGATGCCGATATGGATATTGGCGGCGGCTTCCTTGCGCCCGGGAATGTCGAGATCGCGGCCGCGCGGCGCGCCGGTGCCGACCACCACCGCGTCGAAACCGTCGGCGAGCAGCGCCTTCATGCTGTCGATGCGCGTGCCGCCCCGGAAATCGACGCCGAGATCGAGCACATAGCCGGTCTCCTCGTCGATGACGCTGTCGGGCAGGCGGAATTTCGGGATTTGCGTGCGCATCATGCCGCCGGCCCTGGCGTCGGCATCGAACACCACGCAGTCATAGCCGAGCGGGGCGAGATCGCGCGCCGCGGTGAGCGAGGCCGGACCCGCGCCAATCAGCGCGACGCGCTTGCCGTTGCGCTTCGCCGCCGGCTGCGGCAGCCGCGACCTGATATCGTCCTTGAAGTCGGCGGCGACACGCTTGAGCCGGCAGATCGCCACCGGCTCTTCCTCAACGCGGACGCGGCGACAGGCGGGTTCGCAGGGCCGGTCGCAGGTGCGGCCGAGGATGCCGGGAAAGACGTTGGATCGCCAGTTCAGGAGATAGGCGTCGCTGTAGCGGCCGGCGGCGATCAGGCGGATATATTCGGGAACGGGCGTGTGCGCGGGGCAGGCCCACTGGCAGTCGACCACTTTATGAAAATAGTCGGGCGCCGAAATATCGGTCGGTCTCATTCCCACCCTCCGCGCCCAAAAGGCAGCGCGGCCTTGTCGTTTCCATGAACGCCGGGCTGGCGTTCCTGCCTTCTTTTTCAGTTAAGCAGGGCCGTTAAACGCCTCGTTGATTTAGATCATTCAATACGATCCGCGGCGGCGAGAAAAGCCGAATCGCCACGACATCACCTATGCTTAGGCCGCAGTCCGGGGACACCATTCGTCCTGCGATTGGCGATCACGATCACATATCGTTTATAATGCACCGCCGCATTGATCCGGCGACGCAGCATACGTGGTTGCCGCGCTCGCCTCCCCCTCCGTCGTCATCGCCTGCGAAAGCAGGCGATCCAGTACGCCGCCACGCCGGCCGTCCGCGCAAGCCTCAGCACCGCGCGCCATCTCGCCGATCCCGAATACTGGTTTCCCCGCTTTCGCGCTACGATATGCACACATCTTGCGAAGCAGATCCTAAGAGCGCGCCACGCATACTCCGCGAAGCCGGGCGGCGACAACGGAGTAGAAAGATGCACCCTGACCACAATTCATTCTCGTCATGGCCGGGCTCGTCACCGGAAGTCGGATGTTTCCGACTTCCGGCATGAGAATAAAGAACGCGATCCGGCAAGAGCCGGATCGCTATGCCATCCACGTCTTTCAGGTCGAGAGGCTCCAAAGTCGTGGATGCCCGGCACAAGGCCGGGCATGACGATTGAAAGGCTGAAAGAGTGGCCGCTTTCTCCCCTGCGGACCAGATGTGTGAATACGATAGCGCCTGCGCGGGACAACGGTCAGAGAGAGCTGACAGCGAGAGAACGCGAGCGACGACTCCTTGCGGCGCATTCCGTCCCGCGGACGGACGCCTGTCCGCTTCGCCAATCGTTCAGCTGCCTTCAAATCGCACCCGCTGCACGGGAGATGCGCCAGCGCAGGCGCGCGCTTGAAGCTGTTTTCCGGCCCGCCTAACCTGCGCGCGAAGAAACCTCAGGGAGCCCCGATCGATGGCCCACGAGACCGCGACGCTCGCCGACTATGTGACGCGGCTCGCCCATGACGACATTCCCGCCGCGGTGCGCGCCCGCGCCAAGATCCTGACGCTCGATTTCCTCGGCAGCGCGCTGCGGGCGCGGCGCGAGGCCGATTCGACGCCGTCGCTGCTCAACATGCTCGCCGCCCTCAAGCTCGACGGCGACGGCGACGCCACCGTGTTCGGCGACAGCAGAACCCGTTCGCCGGCGATCGCCGCGCTGCTCAACGGCGCGCTCGGCCATTCGCTGGATTTCGACGATACCCACGCCGATTCCTCGCTGCATCCCAGCGCACCGGTGGTGCCCGCCGCCTTCGCGGTCGGCGAGATGACCGGCGCCTCAGGGCGCGAGGTGCTGACCGCCATTGTCGCCGGCTATGAAGTCTGCTGCCGGCTCGGCAATGCGCTGGACCCGACCTCGCATTACGGCCGCGGCTTTCACCCCACCGCCACCGCCGGCACCTACGGCGCCGCCGCCGCCGCCGGCAAGCTGCTCGGCCTCGACACCGCGCGGATGATCGCCGCCTTCGGCGTCTCGGGCAGCCAGGCCGCGGGCTCGCTGCAATTCCTGGTCAACGGCGCCTGGAACAAGCGCTACCAGGTCGGCGCCGCCGCCATGAACGGCGTCATCGCGGCGACGCTGGCCAAGCAGGGCTTCATCGGCGCCATCGAATCGGTGGAGGGCAAGCACGGCCTCCTCGCCGGCTATACCGACGATCCCCATCCCGGCAAGGCGGTGGCCGGACTCAGCAGCGACTATGAGACGCTCAAGATCGGCGTCAAACCCTATCCGAGCTGCCGCTACACCCATGCCGCGATCGACGCGCTGATCGCCATGCGCCGCGAACTCGACCTGACGCCGGACAACATCGCCAGGGTGGAGATCGGCCTGCACCGCAACGGCATCACGCTGACCGGCGATCCGACCACCAAGCGCCATCCCAGAAGCATCGTCGGCGGCCAGTTCTCGATGTTCTTCACCGGCGCCCTGGCGCTGGAGCAGGGCTCGTTCGGCTGGGACGATTACGCGCGGCTCGGCGACCCGGCGATCGACGCCCTCGCCGACCGCATCGAGGTGGTGCAGGACGATCGGCTGGAGACCGGCCGCAGCCACCCGTTCGGCGCCCGCGTCAGCATCCTGAGCGGCGGCACCGCCTACGAGCGCCTCGCCTTCGACCCGCCCGGCGAGCCGTCGTCCTTCCCGACCGACGCCGCCATGCGGCAGAAATTCACCCAGCTCGCCCGGCCGGTGCTGGACGGGCGGACGGCGGCCTTTGCCGACGCGGTGCTGGAGCTGGAGAGATTCGGCAGGGTCAGCGAGGCAACCCGGCTCGGCCGGGGGTGAGGGAGGGGTTACGGACGTCGCTCGCCGGCCATGGCTGTGCTGGTCCGGCCGGATTTTGCCCGCACGCGAGGCCGTTTCGGCGCCTTTCGGAGCCCTCTGCCCCGTTGCCCCTCCCCGGCCAATCGGCTAAAGGAGGGGCCTCGCGCGCCCGTAGCTCAGCTGGATAGAGCGTTGCCCTCCGAAGGCAAAGGTCACACGTTCGAATCGTGTCGGGCGCGCCATATTTTCCATGACTTAGCTAGTTCCCGCGATGACCGTACGGAAAACGTCGTCGGATAAAATGCGACTAATTGAACCGACGTCGAGATGATTCTGGGCGCGCGTCGCGCTCGCCCACAGGTCGGGTACGCGTTCACGGGAGGGCAGGTCCAAAAAACCCGCGAGAAACTGAATCTGAATAACACTATATTTTTGTTCGACGCGCTGTCTCCCGTTTGACCCGACATGTCGCTGGGATTGCGTCAGATCGATAAACACCGCCGCCGCGTAACCAAATCATCCCAAAACATCCGCAGCGCGCCGGTTGAAGTGCCCCACTTCCAGACGTTCACCCGCTCTTTCGAGTTTCCGAACTTCCGACATTCATTCAGAACTGCTCGGCCTCGGCAGAGCTGGCGTAGGATTCGGACGCGTGCGTGTCGAAGGTCAACAGTACGCCTGCCGTTTCGGCGGGGTCGAGCGCTGCCAGCATGGCGTTCAGCGGCGCGACCAGCGCCTCCGCACCGGCGACATAGAGCGCGCCATCGGGCAGCATGAAGTCCTGCTGGGCGTCAACCACAATCACGAACTGCGCATCGATTCTGCTCCATCTCTGTCGTCGCCGCTTGACATATATCTATTGAGCACATAAGTAAAGCGCAGGTTGCATATATGTGTACCATATGGGCGAATCCGAATTCCTCAAGGCGTATGACGCCAACCAGTATGAACGCCCGTCGGTGGCAGTTGACCTCATCCTGATGAGCGTCGTCGAGGGCACACCCGCGGCCTTGCTCGCCCGCCGCGACGCGCATCCCCATCTGGGCGCCTGGGCATTGCCGGGTGGGTTCGTCGGCATCAACGAAAGCCTCGACGCCGCCGCGCGCCGCCTGCTGGCCAGCAAGGCGCGGATGGACGCCGCCTATGTCGAGCAGCTCTATACCTTTGGCGCGGTCGATCGCGATCCGCGGGCCCGGATCATCAGCGTCGCGTATTTTGCGCTGCTGCCGCCGGCGCACTTTGCCGCCGCGCTGAAGGCTACGCCCGAACTGACGCTTGCCGAACTGACCGTGCCATGGTCGGGTGAAACCGGCGGGCCGGTTGAAGCGTGCTCGGCAGACGGCGAGACACTGCCGCTGGCGTTCGACCATGCCGATATGCTGGGGCTCGCCATACTGCGGCTGCGCGGCAAGCTCGATTATTCGAACGTCGCCTTTGCCTTGCTGCCCGATTGTTTCACGCTGCGCGCCTTGCAGGAAGCGCATGAGGCCATTCTCGGCATGCGCCTCAACAAGCCCGCCTTCCGGCGCCGCATGCTCGATAGCGGTCGCCTGGAGGCGACCGGCGAACGCGAGCTCGGTGCCTCGTTCCGGCCCGCCGAGCTCTACCGCCACCGCACCGCCAACTGACCCAGCCCAGGAAAGACAAGCTACATGGCTTCCATCAAGAATTTCGGCTTTCTCGCGCAATTGCGCAGCGATGCCAGCAACCACGTCATCCGCTACCACAAGGGCAATATCCGCCAGAGCGGTCGCGGGCTCGTCTTCTGGTTCGTGCCGGAAACCGCCAGCATCGCCGAACTGCCGATGGACGATCGCGAAATGGCGGTATTCGTGAACGGCCGCAGCCAAGACTTCCAAGCGGTTGCCATCCAGGGCACGCTGACCTGGCACGTCGTCGATCCCGAGCTGCTGGCGACCCGTGTCGATTTCAGCCTTGGCCTCGGCAAAGGCACCTATAAGAGCGAGCCGATCCAGCGGATCGAGACGCGGCTGGGCGGCCTCGTCAACCAGGCTGCGCTGCAATATCTGGCGCAGGCGCCGGTGCGCGCGCTGCTCGATGCCGGGCCCGAGCCGCTGCGCAATCAACTCGAAGCCGTACTTGCGGCGGATCCGGCCCTGGGCGAGATCGGCATCGCGGTAACGGCGGTGCGGCTCACCAACCTGGCGCCCTCCAGCGAGCTGGAGCGCGCGCTGCAGACGCCGACGTTCGAAGCGCTGCAGCAGAAGGCCGATCAGGCGACGTTCGAGCGCCGCGCGCTGGCAGTGGAGAAGGAACGTGCGATTGCCGAAAATGAGCTCGCCAACAAGACCGAACTCGCACGGCGCGAGATGCTGCTCATCACCCAGGAGGCGGAGAATGCGCGCAACCGCGCCACCGGCCATGCCGAGGCGCAGCAGGTCGAGGCCGCAGCCGAGGCGGAGCGCATCCGCACCGTCGAGAGCGCCAAGGCAGAGGCCGAGCAGGCGCGGATGACGATCTATCGCGATCTGCCGCCGGCGGTGATGCTGGGGCTCGCCGCGCGCGAGCTGGCCGGCAAGCTCGATACGATCGAGCATCTCAACGTCACGCCCGACCTGCTGGCGACCGTGCTCGGCGAATTCCGCCGCGACACCTCAGCCCTCCCGCCGCGCTGAGCTGCGCCGATGTCGACCATCAGCCCGCGTGCGGTGTTCGTCACCCGGGAGACCGACTATGAACTGCTGCTCGCGCGCCATGCCACGCGCGGGCAAGCCAAGTTCTTCCTCGAAACCCGCGGGCAGGACATCGACCTGCTCGAAGACCGCCATCGCCGGTTGTATGGCACCCTCCAAGCCGGCCGTGCCGCGGTGCCATCCGACTGGCGCCAGGCCGCGGTCAGACGCGCCGACCTGAATCGCTTCGTGTTCGGGCCGGAGGATGTGATTATCGTCGTCGGGCAGGACGGCCTCGTCGCCAATGTCGCCAAATATCTCGATGGCCAGCCGGTGCTTGGGCTCAACCCCGCGCCAGACCTTTATGACGGCGTGCTGGTGCGCGTGCCGCTTGCGCGCCTCAAACCGCTGCTGCCGGCGAGCGTCGCTGGCGCGGCGCCGGCCGAGCGACGCACGATGGTCGAGGCGCGTCTCGACAGCGGCGAGCGATTGCTGGCGCTCAACGAGATCTTCGTCGGGCATCATAGCCACCAGTCGGCGCGCTACCGCATCACCTGCGGCGATCTCGCCGAGGATCATTCCTCGAGCGGGCTGATCGTCGCGTCGGGCACCGGCGCCACCGGCTGGGCGCGCTCGATCATGGAGGCGACGCAGGCGACACTGCTGCTCGGCAACGAGGAGCCCGCCGTCGCCTTTTTCGTGCGCGAACCCTTCCCCAGTGTCGCAACTGGAACCACCTTGCGCGCCGGCAAGCTTGCGGCCGCGCCACTGGCCGTGACGTCCCGCATGAACGAGGGTGGCGTGATCTTTGCCGACGGCATCGAGCAGGACTTTCTCTCCTTCGACTGGGGCCAGAGCGTGATGCTCGGCCCCGCCGCCCAGACGCTCCACCTCATCACCTGCTGAGCGAGATAGACATGTCGGTCTCCGACATCGCAAAGCGCAACTGACCCAGAAGACAACATTCGCGGCCCAATTCTCGCTCCCAGATTGCTGCCATTCGTTCACGTCGTTGCGATAACCGCTTTCGGCTCCGCGTGCCCTTGCTTCGTTTCACTCGATCTCGTCGGCGATTTCGCCGATCGCTTCATAAGCCAGATCGAGTTCGCCCGCCGTGCTGCAATAGGGCGGCATGATGTAGATCGTGTTGCCAAGCGGTCGAACGAGCAAGCCTCGCGCGAGAAAGCTCTGGTAGAGACGGGGACCAATGCCGGCCATATAGCCGGCGTCGCTGGCGGCAATATCGAGCGCAGCAATGGTTCCGATCTGGCGAACATTCGCAAAACGTCGATTCTCACGGAAGCGATCGAGCCTCGCGGCGTGCAAGGTGGTCAGACGCGCTATGCGTTCCAAAACCGGCTCTCGCTCCCAAATCTCCAGATTTGCAAGCGCGGCCGCGCAGGCGATCGGGTTCGCGGTATAAGAACTGGAATGGAAGAAGGCCCGTGTTCGATCCGTTGAATAATGCGCATCGAAAATGTCGGCACTGCAGAGCGTCACCGCGAGCGGCAGAGACCCTCCCGTAAGCCCCTTGGAATAGCAGCCGATATCGGGCGTGACGCCGGCCTGCTCGCAGGCGAACAGCGTGCCTGTCCGACCCCATCCGGTCATGACTTCATCGGCGATTAGGAGAGCGCCGTGGGTCCGGCAAATGCGTTTCATTTCCGCGAGAACCCAGGGCGGATAAATCAGCATGCCGCCCGCGCCGAGGATCAGCGGCTCAACGATGAGCGCAGCGACCCCGCCATTCCGGCATGCCGCATCCAACGCATCCAGCGTCGCCTGCTCGCGACCTGCCGAGGGAAAGGGAAGACGATCAACATCGAACAGAAGGGGATCGTAGGGCGCATTGAAGACACCACGTTCACCGACCGACATGCCGCCGATCGTATCGCCGTGATAGGCGCCTTCCAGAGCCAGAATACGGCTGCGGTTCTCGCCGCGGTGTCGCCAGAAGCCAAGTGCCATTTTCAAAGCGACTTCGACCGAGGTCGATCCGCTGTCGGAAAAAAAGACGTACTCGAGCTCCGGCGGCGTGATCGCGATGAGATGTCGCGCGAGCCGTTCCGCCGGCTCGTGCGTAAAACCGGCGAAGATCACCTGATCGAGACGGTCCACCTGGTGCTTGATCGCCTGCACGATGTGCGGATGGCGATGGCCGTGGGTCACCACCCACCAGGACGAAATCGCGTCGAAGATACGGCGACCGTCGCCGGTCTCGAGCCAGGCGCCCTCGCCTCCGGCGATCAGCGTCGCCTCCGGCTGCACGGCATGCTGAGTGAACGGATGCCATACTGGAGACATCGATTTCATCCGGTGGACTCCTCCCGGAAGTCACCAATATCGAAATGGCGGGCAAAGGTCGCCCGCAGCACGTCACCGGTCAGCGGCGCGAGATGCGGAAGACGGCCAAGGCGCCGGGCATGACCCATTTCCATGATGATCCGCTCGGATTCGGCATTTTCGTCACCAATGAAGACGATGCCCAGAAGCGCAATGCCGCGCGTGCGCAGAGCTTCTATCGACAAAAGACTATGATTGATCGTTCCGAGTGTCGTGCGGGCACATAGCGCCACCGGCGCCTGCCACCGCCTGATGACATCGATGTAGGCGACTTCGCGCGTCAACGGCACCAACAACCCGCCGGCCCCCTCCACGACCAGCGGCCGGTCCGTATTCGGCAGAACGAGCGCGCCTGGATCGATGATAATGCCGTCAATCTCGGCTGCAAGATGCGGCGAGGCCGGTGTCTTCAGCCGGTAGACCTCCGGCAACACGCGCTCTTCGGACAGGCCGGAAAGCCGCTGGACAGCCTGCCTGTCCGTCTCCTCCAGGAGACCGGCCTGGATCGGTTTCCAATAGACGGCCCCGAGAGCGTCAGCGAGCGCGGCCGCAAACACAGTCTTGCCAACGCCAGTGTCGGTACCGGTTACAATGATGCGCGTGGTCATGTGGCCTTTCGCATGTCTTCAGCGAGGGCTTCGAACAAGTCCGCGACGACGCTCTCATCGACGTTCACCGTCAGCGCGATGCGGAGGCGCGCCGTGCCCTCGGCAACGGTCGGCGGACGTATCGCCCGGATATCAAAACCTCGGCG encodes the following:
- a CDS encoding MmgE/PrpD family protein — translated: MAHETATLADYVTRLAHDDIPAAVRARAKILTLDFLGSALRARREADSTPSLLNMLAALKLDGDGDATVFGDSRTRSPAIAALLNGALGHSLDFDDTHADSSLHPSAPVVPAAFAVGEMTGASGREVLTAIVAGYEVCCRLGNALDPTSHYGRGFHPTATAGTYGAAAAAGKLLGLDTARMIAAFGVSGSQAAGSLQFLVNGAWNKRYQVGAAAMNGVIAATLAKQGFIGAIESVEGKHGLLAGYTDDPHPGKAVAGLSSDYETLKIGVKPYPSCRYTHAAIDALIAMRRELDLTPDNIARVEIGLHRNGITLTGDPTTKRHPRSIVGGQFSMFFTGALALEQGSFGWDDYARLGDPAIDALADRIEVVQDDRLETGRSHPFGARVSILSGGTAYERLAFDPPGEPSSFPTDAAMRQKFTQLARPVLDGRTAAFADAVLELERFGRVSEATRLGRG
- a CDS encoding 2-oxoacid:acceptor oxidoreductase subunit alpha gives rise to the protein MPLNAVNDFVIRFANVNGSGSASANELFARAIMRMGVPVAPRNVFPSNIQGLPTWYEIRVSEEGRLGARGGTDFMVAMNPQTFNADVISIEPDGYLMYDSTRTLPPGQLRSDITVIGMPLTAICNAHYSDPRQRQLFKNIICIGALSALLDLDFAEVEKLIGEQYRGKDKLIEPNITALHLGRDYARAHFACPLGLRVRRADKVGDRILIEGNAAAALGAVYGGATVCAWYPITPSSSLAEGFARFCRRFRHDPASGEARYAIVQAEDEIASIGMVIGAGWNGARAFTATSGPGISLMQEFFGFAYFAEIPAVIFDVQRAGPSTGMPTRTQQCDLISCAYASHGDTKHVLLLPEDATEAFEFGADAFDLADRLQTPVFVLLDLDIGMNQRLCRPLQWDDARRYDRGKVLTAADLDRIKEFGRYTDVDGDAIPYRTYPGTHPNKGAFFTRGTSHDARARYSENGATYVEGMQRLLRKQETAKKLLPRPVRRAAAAPTRFGAIYYGSTSPAMTEAAEILARRGHGLDLMRVRAFPFHQDVASFIADHDFVFVVEQNRDGQLRMLLVNEIGIDPVRLVPVLHYDGASITARFIANAIGGSIDTLQVAPLRKALS
- a CDS encoding 2-oxoacid:ferredoxin oxidoreductase subunit beta: MTYLAKPKFHHPSLPKNALGYTRRDYEASTSTLCAGCGHDSISAAIIEACFELSIEPHRVAKISGIGCSSKTPDYFLGASHGFNSVHGRMPSVLTGANLANRDLIYLGVSGDGDSASIGFGQFAHAMRRGVNMTYIVENNGVYGLTKGQFSATADRGSKSKKGAVNTDSAIDLVAMALQLGATFVARSFSGDKKQLVPLIKAAIEHRGSAFIDVISPCIAFNNHPGSTKSLDYVRAHNEAVNRLDIMTGREPIFVDYAPGEVVSVRQHDGSVLSLRKLNDDYDPTDRLAAMNFLQRHAAQGQIVTGLLYVAAEAADLHDHCNTVAVPLNRLGEAELCPGSAALDAINAGLR
- a CDS encoding FAD-dependent oxidoreductase — encoded protein: MRPTDISAPDYFHKVVDCQWACPAHTPVPEYIRLIAAGRYSDAYLLNWRSNVFPGILGRTCDRPCEPACRRVRVEEEPVAICRLKRVAADFKDDIRSRLPQPAAKRNGKRVALIGAGPASLTAARDLAPLGYDCVVFDADARAGGMMRTQIPKFRLPDSVIDEETGYVLDLGVDFRGGTRIDSMKALLADGFDAVVVGTGAPRGRDLDIPGRKEAAANIHIGIDWLSSVSFDHIHGIGKRVIVLGGGNTAMDCCRSARRLGGEDVKVVVRSGFEEMKASPWEKEDAAREGIPIHNYLVPKAFEHEGGKLTGVRFEKVRAEYDARGRRRLVPSGEPDVSFPCDDVLAAVGQENAFPFIERDLGIAFDEGGMPIVDKVTFRSTHPQVFFAGDAAFGPKNIIWAVAHGHEVAVSIDLVLRGEDPARRPAPQVTLASQKMGIHEWSYKNEVMPDTRHAVPHRDSKLALTSIKAEVELGFDADLALAEAGRCLNCDVETVFSAPLCIECDACVDICPMDSITFTADGEEADLRERLRAPARNLHQAIYVADGLKTGRVMAKDEDVCLHCGLCAERCPTGAWDMQKFFLEVTHAGAACR
- a CDS encoding adenosylmethionine--8-amino-7-oxononanoate transaminase; protein product: MKSMSPVWHPFTQHAVQPEATLIAGGEGAWLETGDGRRIFDAISSWWVVTHGHRHPHIVQAIKHQVDRLDQVIFAGFTHEPAERLARHLIAITPPELEYVFFSDSGSTSVEVALKMALGFWRHRGENRSRILALEGAYHGDTIGGMSVGERGVFNAPYDPLLFDVDRLPFPSAGREQATLDALDAACRNGGVAALIVEPLILGAGGMLIYPPWVLAEMKRICRTHGALLIADEVMTGWGRTGTLFACEQAGVTPDIGCYSKGLTGGSLPLAVTLCSADIFDAHYSTDRTRAFFHSSSYTANPIACAAALANLEIWEREPVLERIARLTTLHAARLDRFRENRRFANVRQIGTIAALDIAASDAGYMAGIGPRLYQSFLARGLLVRPLGNTIYIMPPYCSTAGELDLAYEAIGEIADEIE
- a CDS encoding NUDIX domain-containing protein, giving the protein MGESEFLKAYDANQYERPSVAVDLILMSVVEGTPAALLARRDAHPHLGAWALPGGFVGINESLDAAARRLLASKARMDAAYVEQLYTFGAVDRDPRARIISVAYFALLPPAHFAAALKATPELTLAELTVPWSGETGGPVEACSADGETLPLAFDHADMLGLAILRLRGKLDYSNVAFALLPDCFTLRALQEAHEAILGMRLNKPAFRRRMLDSGRLEATGERELGASFRPAELYRHRTAN
- a CDS encoding SPFH domain-containing protein, with the protein product MASIKNFGFLAQLRSDASNHVIRYHKGNIRQSGRGLVFWFVPETASIAELPMDDREMAVFVNGRSQDFQAVAIQGTLTWHVVDPELLATRVDFSLGLGKGTYKSEPIQRIETRLGGLVNQAALQYLAQAPVRALLDAGPEPLRNQLEAVLAADPALGEIGIAVTAVRLTNLAPSSELERALQTPTFEALQQKADQATFERRALAVEKERAIAENELANKTELARREMLLITQEAENARNRATGHAEAQQVEAAAEAERIRTVESAKAEAEQARMTIYRDLPPAVMLGLAARELAGKLDTIEHLNVTPDLLATVLGEFRRDTSALPPR